In Haliovirga abyssi, the sequence TCTTTTCTGAATCTTGTGAATAAACTATCGCTATTTTTCCAATTTGAGTTAATCTTTCATTAGTCCCTTTTATTACAGCTTTATCCAATCTTTTTTTTATAATTTCATATCTTATATTATAAGAACCTTCCACTTTAAATCTTTTTTCGTCAATATCAAAATATATTGTAATTGGCATATCTTGAACAATTATCAAATTAGTAATATCCATTGGAATTGGTAATTTGTTTTTTATATTATCCACCATTTTAGCACTATTTATTATAACTATTAACTGCCATAATCTTAAATTTTTAAGATAAATTTTGCTAAATTCTCCTTTTTCTGCCAAACTTTTCCCTATATATATTGAATGGTCTATTCCATCTGTTATCTGTTTATCAAAATAATGCGGAAACATTCTTTGTGCGTCATTTTGTGATTTTTCCAAATATCCAGATAAAAGTTTATTTAATTTTGATATACTTACATCAAAATTTCTCCTATTTTTCGATAAATCTCCTTTTTCCAATAGTTTATTATAATTTTTTATCTTATTTTTTATTTTTTCGCTTATTTCTAAATTATTATTAAAAAAAGGTTCTACCTCTTTTTTTATAAATTTTTCTATTTTTAATTCATCTCCAGAAGATAGTTTTTCTTCCATTGATTTTTCAAAATTATCTATTTCATACGTTTTTTCATCAGCAATTGGTATCTTTTTTTCTAAATATATTTCATTTAATATCTCTTTACACAAATTCAGTTGATATGTTAAATCATCTTTTATAGATTTATTCCTATTATAAGAAGAACCTCTAATATCACATTCCCCAAATAGCGGATATACATTTTCAAAAAATATATTTTTTATCTCTTTTTCTTCTTCATTATTACTTTCTAAATAGTTTATAGCACTCTCTTTAAATTTCCACTCTATAGATGGATGAATAGAAGTGTATTTTGTTTTAATAAGCGTTGTAACATTATTTTCAAATTTTTCCAACGCATCTTTCACAGCTATTTCAAATATATAAATAAGTTCTTCTAACCTTTTTACATTAATCCAATTTAATTTCCCAACTTGACTAGACCCTAATTCTAAAAATCCTAAAATTTTCTTATTATAAAATAAAGGAGTAATATAAATATTTCTTAATCCCATTTCTTTTAATTGATCTATTATTTCCCCTTTTTCTTTAGATTCGTTAATATCATTGATTAATAGTTCTTCTCCACTAAAAACAGATTGCGCAATTTTATTTTTCATCATTGTTTCTTTTTTATAATGAGAAGAACTTTCATATATACAACTTGTTTTACTATATCTTTCTGGATTTAAAATTAAAATTTTCTCATCCCTTATAGCTCCTACTCCAATCTTCAAATCTGAAACATCTAAAAATTGACCCAATAATTTTTCTATCTCTTTTATATATTCTATTGAAAACATTTTGCTAGTATTTAATAACTCTTTTTTTATTTCGCCCAATAACATTTGGTTTGTAATATCTCTTCCAGTCATTATTGTAAATCCATATAGTTCAAAATTTTCAGGTGGTATTATTTCTTGTAATACCTCTAAATTTCTTAAATTCTCCATAATTCTATTTCTTTCTTGTTTATTTAACTCTTTTAATTCTCCACGTTTTCTTATTTCCATATATTTTAAATCTAATTTCATTTGAAAATATTTCATTTTACCAGTTTTAATATCTTTTTTCTTATTTATATGAAAATCATCTATTTTAAAATCAAAATTATAAAATTTATTTAATATTAATATATATGTATGTATTTCTCTAAATTTAAAATTTTCTTCTTCTTCTTCAGTTTCTGTTTTTTTAAATATTTCATCACATAATCTGTTCATATAAAAGAATTTAAAATCAAGAGGATATGATGCTGCAAAAATTCCATTTTCATCTTTATATAATTGAAAAACTGTTTTCATTATCATTTCTATTATATCTTTATATTTTTCTAATATTTCTCTACCTATTATTTCCCCTTTTAGCTCATCTGGAATCATCTCTATTTCTTGATTTGCCATTTTACTATATTCAGGATGTTCTTTTATAAAATCTTTTCCTGTATCTTTCCAACCTTTTAATAACAAATCTAAACTTAAGGTTCTTTTAAATCTTTTTTTCATAGTTTTATTCTCCTTTCGTATATTCTATATATTAAGTATACGATAATATTTATTGTTTGTAAAGAAACTTACTTAATGATATACTATTTTTGTAAGGAAAAGGAGTTTAACATAAAAGTTTCAACAGATACATTTAAAAATTGTGAATCAGGGTATAAATTAATAGAAAATAATATTGAAAATATTTTAAGATTAGAAGTGAATGCTAAACAAATTGATAAGATATTAAATAATTTACAACAAATAGTAGAACAGAATTTACAGAAAATATTTCTGAATTAAATGAAGGAGTAAAAAGATGTAAAAGAAAATATAATTTTTCATTAGAAGTTAAGAAAAATGATTGAAAAACAGGATAAAGCTAATATCATTTCATTTACATTTTTAATAGTATCAAGTATAAGTAATCCTATTATTGTCTCTAGCTAAATCCACTCACCCTCATGGCTGTTCAACTCTAAAGAAGTAAAATCTCAAACTCCTACCTTGTTGGCAGTTTCTCTTAGATAAGAGAAACCTATTGTATGGGATATTGGAATAAAAACATTGAAAACAGATAGCATTGAACAGCCCTAACCCTATACTTCACCCTAATTTTCATTTTTTAATTTTAATATTACTTCTTCGCTTAAACCTGTTTTTTCAGATATTGTTTTCACATCTAATATATCCAATAAACTTTTAGCAATCTCTATTTTTCCTTTTTCTATTCCCTTTTTTTCTGCTTTTTTTATTGCAGCATCTTCATCTCTTAACCATTTTAATCTTGCTTCATAGCTTTCTCTTTCTTCATCATTTAGTGACATCTCGTCTAATAACTCTACTGCCTTCTTTATTGTCAATACTTCTTCTAATTCCTTTGGCAACTTATTTTTTGCATATTTCTCTGCTTTTTTCAAAAAGTTTACCCATCTATCCAACATTGTACTATATTTTTCATTATATTTTTCTAACTCTATAAAATGTATCTCCAAATGGTCTATAAACTCTTTTTTACTCTCTAAATTTATTATTTTATATATATTATGATAATTTTCTTCATCTAAACATCTAAAATTTAATATATTTATACTTATTGTCTTTTTTAAATTATCATAGTTTATTCCTGAATGTAACTGCCCTGAATATACTCTTGACCAATAATACAAAGCTCGTTTATCATAATATTCTTGGTCTATTACCTGCCCTTGTTGGTATTTCCGGTGTAACGTGGAAATATCCTTCGGGTAGCACATTTCTATATTATACCAATTTCCTCTTTGGTCTTTTGCTTTTATATCTAATACTGATAATTTATCATGTTTAAAATTCTTTTCATTATAAGGATTTTGTAATTCTAAACTTGTTACTCTATCCTCTTCTGATACTACTGAATTTATAAAATCTTGTAATAGATCTTTATTTTCTTCGCTTCCAAATAGTTTTTTAAATACAAAATCTACTCTTGGATTTATTCTACACATTTTTAACCCCTCCTCATTCAACTATTAATTAATTTAATTATATCATATTTTAAGAGTTATTTAAATTGTTTTTAAAGGAAAATTCATTTCCTTAACTTCTCTACTTACCATTAAATTAATTTTGCGTAATTGAGGATAGGGGAGAGTTTGAGAGGGTAAGGAACTAAGTTCCTTACCCTCTCAAGATATCCTTGCACTAATCTTCATTTTTTAATTTTAAAATTATTTCTTCACTTAAACCTGTTTTTTCAGATATTGTTTTTACATCTAATATATCCAGTAAACTTTTTGCAATCTCTATTTTCCCTTTTTCTATTCCTTTTTTTACTCCTTCTTTTATTCCTTCTTCTCTTCCTTCTTCTCTCCCTTCTTCTCTTCCCTTTTTTTCTGCTTTTTTTATTGCAGCATCTTCATCTCTTAACCATTTTAATCTTGCTTCATAGCTTTCTCTTTCTTCATCATTTAATGACATCTCATCTAATAACTCTACTGCCTTCTTTATTGTCAATACTTCTTCTAATTCCTTTGGCAACTTATTTTTTGCATATTTCTCTGCTTTTTTCAAAAAGTTTACCCATCTATCCAACATTGTACTATATTTTTCATTATATTTTTCTAACTCTATAAAATGTATCTCCAAATGGTCTATAAACTCTTTTTTACTCTCTAAATTTATTATTTTATATATATTATGATAATTTTCTTCATCTAAACATCTAAAATTTAATATATTTATGCTTATTGTCTTTTTTAAATTATCATAGTTTATTCCTGAATGTAACTGCCCTGAATATACTCTTGACCAATAATACAAAGCTCGTTTATCATAATATTCTTGGTCTATTACCTGCATCTCTATATTATACCAATTTCCTCTTTGGTCTTTTGCTTTTATATCTAATACTGATAATTTATCATGTTTAAAATTCTTTTCATTATAAGGATTTTGTAATTCTAAACTTGTTACTCTATCCTCTTCTGATACTACTGAATTTATAAAATCTTGTAATAGATCTTTGTTTTCTTCACTTCCAAATAGTTTTTTAAATACAAAATCTACTCTTGGATTTATTCTACACATTTTTAACCCCTCCTCATTCAACTATTAATTAATTTAATTATATCATATTTTAATAGTTATTTAAATTGTTTTTAAAGGAAAATTCATTTCCTTAACTTCTCCACTTACCATTAAATTAATTTTGCGTAATTGAGGATAGGGGAGAGTTTGAGAGGGTAAGGAACTAAGTTCCTTACCCTCTCAAGATATCCTTGCCCAAGTGCTATATATCCACGCTCCCTCCCCACATCAAACGTTTAGTGGGGAGGAAACAAAGGTGGGGCACTCCTCAAAAGCAGGAGCGAGCACATAATACCACATTATCGGATGCTCTAAGGAGAGCGCAGTCTCGACGACTGCGTCGGATAATGTTTATTATGTCGCGAGCGGATAGGGTGAAGCTTGGGAGATGATTTTTAATCACAACTAAACCTAATTATGATCTAAATATTTTAACATCTTCAAGCTCATAATTGTTTAAATATACTTTTCGTAAAAAAATAACCTACAACATATGCAATAAAAATTACAAAAATTAGATAAATCGTTACAAGCAAATACCATGCAATGGTCTCTAATCTAATTTCTTTTCCATAACTTATTAAAAACATAGCAATTACATCTGGAATGACAGTTAT encodes:
- a CDS encoding Rpn family recombination-promoting nuclease/putative transposase produces the protein MCRINPRVDFVFKKLFGSEENKDLLQDFINSVVSEEDRVTSLELQNPYNEKNFKHDKLSVLDIKAKDQRGNWYNIEMCYPKDISTLHRKYQQGQVIDQEYYDKRALYYWSRVYSGQLHSGINYDNLKKTISINILNFRCLDEENYHNIYKIINLESKKEFIDHLEIHFIELEKYNEKYSTMLDRWVNFLKKAEKYAKNKLPKELEEVLTIKKAVELLDEMSLNDEERESYEARLKWLRDEDAAIKKAEKKGIEKGKIEIAKSLLDILDVKTISEKTGLSEEVILKLKNEN
- a CDS encoding Rpn family recombination-promoting nuclease/putative transposase, with translation MCRINPRVDFVFKKLFGSEENKDLLQDFINSVVSEEDRVTSLELQNPYNEKNFKHDKLSVLDIKAKDQRGNWYNIEMQVIDQEYYDKRALYYWSRVYSGQLHSGINYDNLKKTISINILNFRCLDEENYHNIYKIINLESKKEFIDHLEIHFIELEKYNEKYSTMLDRWVNFLKKAEKYAKNKLPKELEEVLTIKKAVELLDEMSLNDEERESYEARLKWLRDEDAAIKKAEKKGREEGREEGREEGIKEGVKKGIEKGKIEIAKSLLDILDVKTISEKTGLSEEIILKLKNED
- a CDS encoding GAF domain-containing protein; translated protein: MKKRFKRTLSLDLLLKGWKDTGKDFIKEHPEYSKMANQEIEMIPDELKGEIIGREILEKYKDIIEMIMKTVFQLYKDENGIFAASYPLDFKFFYMNRLCDEIFKKTETEEEEENFKFREIHTYILILNKFYNFDFKIDDFHINKKKDIKTGKMKYFQMKLDLKYMEIRKRGELKELNKQERNRIMENLRNLEVLQEIIPPENFELYGFTIMTGRDITNQMLLGEIKKELLNTSKMFSIEYIKEIEKLLGQFLDVSDLKIGVGAIRDEKILILNPERYSKTSCIYESSSHYKKETMMKNKIAQSVFSGEELLINDINESKEKGEIIDQLKEMGLRNIYITPLFYNKKILGFLELGSSQVGKLNWINVKRLEELIYIFEIAVKDALEKFENNVTTLIKTKYTSIHPSIEWKFKESAINYLESNNEEEKEIKNIFFENVYPLFGECDIRGSSYNRNKSIKDDLTYQLNLCKEILNEIYLEKKIPIADEKTYEIDNFEKSMEEKLSSGDELKIEKFIKKEVEPFFNNNLEISEKIKNKIKNYNKLLEKGDLSKNRRNFDVSISKLNKLLSGYLEKSQNDAQRMFPHYFDKQITDGIDHSIYIGKSLAEKGEFSKIYLKNLRLWQLIVIINSAKMVDNIKNKLPIPMDITNLIIVQDMPITIYFDIDEKRFKVEGSYNIRYEIIKKRLDKAVIKGTNERLTQIGKIAIVYSQDSEKKEYLEYIDYLSAKKYLNKGDVEVLELDDLQGISGLKAIRVTINIDKKEINENLEKEIKNYFE